The following proteins are encoded in a genomic region of Columba livia isolate bColLiv1 breed racing homer chromosome 17, bColLiv1.pat.W.v2, whole genome shotgun sequence:
- the MMP17 gene encoding matrix metalloproteinase-17 isoform X2 yields the protein MLSPAARHRARRREMLLVVALWLAWQEAPAAPTPAADDITRGVDWLTRFGYLPPPDPITGQLQTQEELTKAITAMQRFGGLEATGVLDEATLELMKTPRCSLPDLGAADARRKRFAQAVTKWSKRNLSWRVRTFPKESHLGHDTVRALMYYALKVWSDITPLNFHEVAGNNADIQIDFSKADHNDGYPFDGPGGTVAHAFFPGDHHTAGDTHFDDDEYWTFRSSDAHGMDLFAVAVHEFGHAIGLTHISAIESIMRPYYQGPVGDPLKYDLPYEDKVRIWQLYGVRESVSPTAKPEVSKADDHPVLPDLPENRSTVPLRRDVPNRCNTHFDAVAQIRGEAFFFKGKYFWRLTRNKHLVSLQPAQIHRFWRGLPLNLDSLDAVYERTSDHKIVFFKGDRYWVFKDNNVEEGYPRPLSDFGLPPGGIDAAFSWAHNDKTYFFKDNLHWRYDDHERRMDPGYPSETIPWKGIPSPLDDAMRWSDGASYFFRGKEYWKVLDSELEAQAGYPQSIARDWLVCSDMQADSPAAAGSSRTGARSKPGQHDHSRSENGYEVCSCTSGSPGLRPPASLVLASVWTALVSTAR from the exons GACTGGCTGACGAGGTTTGGGTACCTGCCTCCCCCAGATCCCATCACAGGACAACTGCAGACGCAGGAGGAGCTCACCAAGGCCATCACCGCCATGCAGCGCTTCGGGGGGCTCGAGGCCACGGGGGTCCTAG ACGAAGCCACGCTGGAGCTGATGAAGACCCCTCGCTGCTCTCTGCCCGACCTCGGCGCCGCAGACGCCAGGAGGAAGCGATTCGCTCAGGCTGTCACCAAGTGGAGCAAAAGGAACTTATCTTGGAG AGTTCGCACCTTCCCAAAAGAGTCCCACCTGGGCCATGACACAGTCCGAGCCCTGATGTACTATGCCCTGAAGGTCTGGAGCGACATCACCCCACTTAATTTCCACGAAGTGGCGGGTAACAACGCAGACATCCAGATAGACTTCTCCAAGGCGGATCACAATGACGGCTATCCCTTCGATGGGCCTGGTGGGACAGTGGCACACGCTTTCTTCCCCGGAGACCATCACACAGCAGGAGACACTCATTTTGATGACGATGAATATTGGACCTTTCGATCGTCAG ACGCTCATGGAATGGACCTATTTGCTGTAGCCGTGCATGAGTTTGGCCACGCCATTGGCTTGACCCACATTTCTGCCATAGAGTCTATCATGAGACCCTACTACCAAGGTCCAGTGGGGGATCCTCTCAAGTATGACCTACCTTACGAGGATAAAGTCCGAATCTGGCAGCTGTACG GAGTCAGGGAATCCGTCTCCCCCACAGCCAAGCCTGAAGTCAGCAAAGCTGACGACCACCCCGTCCTGCCGGACCTGCCCGAGAACCGCTCCACTGTCCC GCTCAGGCGGGACGTGCCCAACAGATGCAACACGCACTTCGACGCGGTGGCCCAGATCCGGGGAGAGGCTTTTTTCTTCAAGG GCAAGTACTTCTGGAGACTGACTCGCAATAAGCACTTGGTCTCCCTCCAGCCGGCTCAGATCCACCGTTTCTGGCGGGGTTTGCCGCTCAACCTGGACAGCCTGGACGCGGTCTACGAGAGAACCAGCGACCACAAGATCGTCTTCTTCAAAG GAGACAGATACTGGGTCTTCAAGGACAATAACGTGGAGGAAGGATACCCACGGCCCCTCTCAGACTTCGGTCTGCCGCCGGGAGGAATCGACGCCGCTTTCTCTTGGGCCCACAATGACAAGACTTATTTCTTTAAGGACAATCTCCACTGGCGCTACGACGACCACGAGCGGAGGATGGATCCCGGGTACCCCTCAGAGACCATCCCATGGAAGGGAATACCAAGCCCTTTAGATGATGCCATGAGGTGGTCAGATG GTGCAAGTTACTTCTTCAGGGGCAAGGAGTACTGGAAGGTGCTGGACAGTGAGCTGGAGGCGCAGGCCGGCTACCCGCAGTCCATCGCCAGGGACTGGCTGGTGTGCAGcgacatgcaggccgactcgcCCGCCGCGGCCGGGAGCAGCAGGACCGGGGCGCGCTCCAAACCGGGCCAGCACGACCACAGCCGCTCCGAGAATGGCTACGAGGTGTGTTCCTGCACCTCGGGCTCCCCGGGGCTCAGACCACCGGCCAGCCTGGTGCTGGCGAGCGTGTGGACAGCGCTGGTGAGCACAGCGCGGTGA
- the MMP17 gene encoding matrix metalloproteinase-17 isoform X3 codes for MQRFGGLEATGVLDEATLELMKTPRCSLPDLGAADARRKRFAQAVTKWSKRNLSWRVRTFPKESHLGHDTVRALMYYALKVWSDITPLNFHEVAGNNADIQIDFSKADHNDGYPFDGPGGTVAHAFFPGDHHTAGDTHFDDDEYWTFRSSDAHGMDLFAVAVHEFGHAIGLTHISAIESIMRPYYQGPVGDPLKYDLPYEDKVRIWQLYGVRESVSPTAKPEVSKADDHPVLPDLPENRSTVPLRRDVPNRCNTHFDAVAQIRGEAFFFKGKYFWRLTRNKHLVSLQPAQIHRFWRGLPLNLDSLDAVYERTSDHKIVFFKGDRYWVFKDNNVEEGYPRPLSDFGLPPGGIDAAFSWAHNDKTYFFKDNLHWRYDDHERRMDPGYPSETIPWKGIPSPLDDAMRWSDGASYFFRGKEYWKVLDSELEAQAGYPQSIARDWLVCSDMQADSPAAAGSSRTGARSKPGQHDHSRSENGYEVCSCTSGSPGLRPPASLVLASVWTALVSTAR; via the exons ATGCAGCGCTTCGGGGGGCTCGAGGCCACGGGGGTCCTAG ACGAAGCCACGCTGGAGCTGATGAAGACCCCTCGCTGCTCTCTGCCCGACCTCGGCGCCGCAGACGCCAGGAGGAAGCGATTCGCTCAGGCTGTCACCAAGTGGAGCAAAAGGAACTTATCTTGGAG AGTTCGCACCTTCCCAAAAGAGTCCCACCTGGGCCATGACACAGTCCGAGCCCTGATGTACTATGCCCTGAAGGTCTGGAGCGACATCACCCCACTTAATTTCCACGAAGTGGCGGGTAACAACGCAGACATCCAGATAGACTTCTCCAAGGCGGATCACAATGACGGCTATCCCTTCGATGGGCCTGGTGGGACAGTGGCACACGCTTTCTTCCCCGGAGACCATCACACAGCAGGAGACACTCATTTTGATGACGATGAATATTGGACCTTTCGATCGTCAG ACGCTCATGGAATGGACCTATTTGCTGTAGCCGTGCATGAGTTTGGCCACGCCATTGGCTTGACCCACATTTCTGCCATAGAGTCTATCATGAGACCCTACTACCAAGGTCCAGTGGGGGATCCTCTCAAGTATGACCTACCTTACGAGGATAAAGTCCGAATCTGGCAGCTGTACG GAGTCAGGGAATCCGTCTCCCCCACAGCCAAGCCTGAAGTCAGCAAAGCTGACGACCACCCCGTCCTGCCGGACCTGCCCGAGAACCGCTCCACTGTCCC GCTCAGGCGGGACGTGCCCAACAGATGCAACACGCACTTCGACGCGGTGGCCCAGATCCGGGGAGAGGCTTTTTTCTTCAAGG GCAAGTACTTCTGGAGACTGACTCGCAATAAGCACTTGGTCTCCCTCCAGCCGGCTCAGATCCACCGTTTCTGGCGGGGTTTGCCGCTCAACCTGGACAGCCTGGACGCGGTCTACGAGAGAACCAGCGACCACAAGATCGTCTTCTTCAAAG GAGACAGATACTGGGTCTTCAAGGACAATAACGTGGAGGAAGGATACCCACGGCCCCTCTCAGACTTCGGTCTGCCGCCGGGAGGAATCGACGCCGCTTTCTCTTGGGCCCACAATGACAAGACTTATTTCTTTAAGGACAATCTCCACTGGCGCTACGACGACCACGAGCGGAGGATGGATCCCGGGTACCCCTCAGAGACCATCCCATGGAAGGGAATACCAAGCCCTTTAGATGATGCCATGAGGTGGTCAGATG GTGCAAGTTACTTCTTCAGGGGCAAGGAGTACTGGAAGGTGCTGGACAGTGAGCTGGAGGCGCAGGCCGGCTACCCGCAGTCCATCGCCAGGGACTGGCTGGTGTGCAGcgacatgcaggccgactcgcCCGCCGCGGCCGGGAGCAGCAGGACCGGGGCGCGCTCCAAACCGGGCCAGCACGACCACAGCCGCTCCGAGAATGGCTACGAGGTGTGTTCCTGCACCTCGGGCTCCCCGGGGCTCAGACCACCGGCCAGCCTGGTGCTGGCGAGCGTGTGGACAGCGCTGGTGAGCACAGCGCGGTGA
- the MMP17 gene encoding matrix metalloproteinase-17 isoform X1: MTWMSQLQCHQLDWLTRFGYLPPPDPITGQLQTQEELTKAITAMQRFGGLEATGVLDEATLELMKTPRCSLPDLGAADARRKRFAQAVTKWSKRNLSWRVRTFPKESHLGHDTVRALMYYALKVWSDITPLNFHEVAGNNADIQIDFSKADHNDGYPFDGPGGTVAHAFFPGDHHTAGDTHFDDDEYWTFRSSDAHGMDLFAVAVHEFGHAIGLTHISAIESIMRPYYQGPVGDPLKYDLPYEDKVRIWQLYGVRESVSPTAKPEVSKADDHPVLPDLPENRSTVPLRRDVPNRCNTHFDAVAQIRGEAFFFKGKYFWRLTRNKHLVSLQPAQIHRFWRGLPLNLDSLDAVYERTSDHKIVFFKGDRYWVFKDNNVEEGYPRPLSDFGLPPGGIDAAFSWAHNDKTYFFKDNLHWRYDDHERRMDPGYPSETIPWKGIPSPLDDAMRWSDGASYFFRGKEYWKVLDSELEAQAGYPQSIARDWLVCSDMQADSPAAAGSSRTGARSKPGQHDHSRSENGYEVCSCTSGSPGLRPPASLVLASVWTALVSTAR, from the exons GACTGGCTGACGAGGTTTGGGTACCTGCCTCCCCCAGATCCCATCACAGGACAACTGCAGACGCAGGAGGAGCTCACCAAGGCCATCACCGCCATGCAGCGCTTCGGGGGGCTCGAGGCCACGGGGGTCCTAG ACGAAGCCACGCTGGAGCTGATGAAGACCCCTCGCTGCTCTCTGCCCGACCTCGGCGCCGCAGACGCCAGGAGGAAGCGATTCGCTCAGGCTGTCACCAAGTGGAGCAAAAGGAACTTATCTTGGAG AGTTCGCACCTTCCCAAAAGAGTCCCACCTGGGCCATGACACAGTCCGAGCCCTGATGTACTATGCCCTGAAGGTCTGGAGCGACATCACCCCACTTAATTTCCACGAAGTGGCGGGTAACAACGCAGACATCCAGATAGACTTCTCCAAGGCGGATCACAATGACGGCTATCCCTTCGATGGGCCTGGTGGGACAGTGGCACACGCTTTCTTCCCCGGAGACCATCACACAGCAGGAGACACTCATTTTGATGACGATGAATATTGGACCTTTCGATCGTCAG ACGCTCATGGAATGGACCTATTTGCTGTAGCCGTGCATGAGTTTGGCCACGCCATTGGCTTGACCCACATTTCTGCCATAGAGTCTATCATGAGACCCTACTACCAAGGTCCAGTGGGGGATCCTCTCAAGTATGACCTACCTTACGAGGATAAAGTCCGAATCTGGCAGCTGTACG GAGTCAGGGAATCCGTCTCCCCCACAGCCAAGCCTGAAGTCAGCAAAGCTGACGACCACCCCGTCCTGCCGGACCTGCCCGAGAACCGCTCCACTGTCCC GCTCAGGCGGGACGTGCCCAACAGATGCAACACGCACTTCGACGCGGTGGCCCAGATCCGGGGAGAGGCTTTTTTCTTCAAGG GCAAGTACTTCTGGAGACTGACTCGCAATAAGCACTTGGTCTCCCTCCAGCCGGCTCAGATCCACCGTTTCTGGCGGGGTTTGCCGCTCAACCTGGACAGCCTGGACGCGGTCTACGAGAGAACCAGCGACCACAAGATCGTCTTCTTCAAAG GAGACAGATACTGGGTCTTCAAGGACAATAACGTGGAGGAAGGATACCCACGGCCCCTCTCAGACTTCGGTCTGCCGCCGGGAGGAATCGACGCCGCTTTCTCTTGGGCCCACAATGACAAGACTTATTTCTTTAAGGACAATCTCCACTGGCGCTACGACGACCACGAGCGGAGGATGGATCCCGGGTACCCCTCAGAGACCATCCCATGGAAGGGAATACCAAGCCCTTTAGATGATGCCATGAGGTGGTCAGATG GTGCAAGTTACTTCTTCAGGGGCAAGGAGTACTGGAAGGTGCTGGACAGTGAGCTGGAGGCGCAGGCCGGCTACCCGCAGTCCATCGCCAGGGACTGGCTGGTGTGCAGcgacatgcaggccgactcgcCCGCCGCGGCCGGGAGCAGCAGGACCGGGGCGCGCTCCAAACCGGGCCAGCACGACCACAGCCGCTCCGAGAATGGCTACGAGGTGTGTTCCTGCACCTCGGGCTCCCCGGGGCTCAGACCACCGGCCAGCCTGGTGCTGGCGAGCGTGTGGACAGCGCTGGTGAGCACAGCGCGGTGA